One part of the Solanum dulcamara chromosome 3, daSolDulc1.2, whole genome shotgun sequence genome encodes these proteins:
- the LOC129883375 gene encoding putative late blight resistance protein homolog R1A-3 isoform X1, giving the protein MNLIPRVGELAGFFLQKMAENEIEETLDQLRRIKSGGNMDSFDIYRITELEMVLRVFRTCIKYHHVLLPDSLVKLTKNVERTVQMLHRVFDGIPDECKTNLNLERLESHLLEFFEGKTSLSYNYELNVFDLSKYMDCLGKNLNDVLMMCLEGDRCKGHGFIKQLKIVQKKMRFLRYLYATEINGYVDHEKLECLETRIKFMADNVGQLCLAYFVEHEYKNKLPYLLCLIKLVELEMKKIFLTELKASKFTQSRTFKDKKLPKGFSHHLHSLLVYLRNKKLENFPNNVSAQNIDVAIEFWLFFLDADVSNHVINGNWLNELMEKVGAIVGDVLYVIQKLLPSSINKDATSKISLCSIQILEKTKDLKAQVETYYKSLKFIPSQFPTFGGLSFLDSLLRKLNEMSKSKSGLDFLMKPLLGNFKKELSSLTSILEKELSSLSSIFRDVTKVHHEHKILKDLQKRTINLAYEAEVAIDSILAQYNAFLHIFCSLPTILKEIKQINVEVTEMWSVDVALKPHYVVAPAKHLPTQHSNPVTDEEIVGFGNDTEKMIQYLIRGTNELDVVPIVGMGGQGKTTIARKVYNSHNIVSHFDVRAWCIVSQTYNRRELLQNIFNQVTGSNDNGDKDDILADMLRKGLMGKRYLIVLDDMWDCMAWDDLRLSFPDVGNRSRIVVTTRLEEVGKQVKYHTDPYSLPFLTTEESCQLLQKKVFQKEDCPPELQDVSHKVAEKCKGLPLVVVLVAGIIKKRKMEESWWNEVKDTLFDYLDRESEEYSLATMQLSFDNLPDCLKPCLLYMGMFSEDARIPVSKLTSLWTAEGFVQNIESAEDYLMDLISSNMVMVSRRRYNGEVKDCQVHDVVLHFCLEKSREEKFMVVVKGHASQVQPLDWKGSRVSFSFSKELSKFASLGAKTPKPFHQPLRSLITTNQGDIFDRFVLCQTSELRLLKVLDLSSHSVKTLSSATFKPLILLKYLAVFVKKLYFHPESHLPHLETLIVENEVKVLLPASFWEMEKLRHVEIYDAAFEDKHGMFEGSSKLENLRILRKVRFPIDRVDVLLRRCPNLQNLQISFQNNKDSAEAFCLTLENLTQLQTLRLSHRRISVLQLPSNLKKLVLLGPHIESAIPFIAGLPSLDYLQLKYMYSEEWCLGDITFHKLKLLKLVQLEISRWDASEESFPLLETLVISRCNKLKGIPLSFADILTLKQIKLMYYRNNKSLEASAVRIKEEAEATEGNDRIDITIEDFRGRIRRL; this is encoded by the exons atgaatcTAATTCCAAGAGTTGGTGAACTTGCAGGATTTTTTCTACAGAAGATGGCTGAAAATgaaattgaggaaacattagATCAGCTAAGAAGGATAAAGAGTGGAGGTAATATGGATAGCTTCGACATTTATCGAATTACGGAACTTGAAATGGTGCTAAGAGTTTTTAGAACCTGTATAAAGTATCATCATGTTCTTTTGCCTGATTCCTTAGTCAAACTCACAAAGAATGTCGAAAGGACTGTGCAAATGCTTCACCGGGTATTTGATGGGATTCCAGATGAATGTAAAACTAACCTTAACCTGGAAAGGCTAGAATCACATTTGTTGGAATTCTTTGAAGGTAAAACTAGTTTAAGTTACAATTATGAGTTGAATGTTTTTGATCTGTCAAAATATATGGATTGCCTCGGAAAGAATCTAAATGATGTACTGATGATGTGCCTGGAAGGGGATAGGTGTAAAGGACACGGATTTATAAAGCAACTGAAAATTGTTcaaaagaaaatgagatttttgagATACTTATATGCCACAGAGATAAATGGTTATGTCGACCATGAGAAGCTGGAATGTTTGGAGACTCGAATTAAGTTCATGGCTGACAATGTGGGACAGCTTTGTCTTGCTTATTTTGTAGAGCATGAATATAAGAATAAACTTCCATATCTATTATGCTTGATTAAACTAGTGGAGCTGGAAATGAAGAAGATTTTTCTCACTGAACTAAAGGCTTCAAAATTTACTCAATCAAGAACTTTCAAGGACAAGAAGTTACCAAAAGGATTTTCACATCATCTCCACAGTCTGCTGGTGTATCTCAGAAACAAAAAGCTCGAGAACTTTCCTAATAATGTCTCTGCTCAAAATATTGATGTGGCAATAGAGTTCTGGTTGTTTTTCCTTGATGCTGATGTGTCAAATCATGTTATTAATGGTAACTGGTTGAATGAACTTATGGAAAAGGTTGGAGCTATAGTGGGTGATGTTCTATATGTAATTCAAAAGCTTCTTCCTAGCTCTATAAACAAAGATGCTACTAGCAAAATAAGTCTCTGCTCGATACAGATATTGGAGAAAACTAAAGATCTGAAGGCACAagttgagacttactacaaatCCTTAAAATTTATTCCATCTCAGTTCCCCACCTTTGGTGGATTGAGCTTTCTGGATTCTCTTTTAAGGAAACTGAATGAGATGTCGAAATCTAAATCTGGTTTAGATTTCCTGATGAAACCTCTTTTAGGGAATTTCAAGAAAGAGCTATCATCTCTTACATCCATTTTAGAGAAGGAGCTGTCATCTTTATCATCCATTTTCAGAGATGTCACAAAGGTGCACCATGAacataaaattcttaaagatCTTCAGAAACGTACCATCAATTTGGCATATGAAGCTGAGGTTGCCATTGACTCTATTCTTGCTCAGTATAATGcttttttgcatattttttgctCACTTCCTACAATCTTAAAAGAAATCAAGCAAATTAATGTGGAGGTGACTGAGATGTGGTCGGTGGATGTTGCTCTTAAGCCTCACTATGTGGTAGCGCCAGCTAAACATCTGCCAACTCAACATAGCAATCCAGTGACTGATGAGGAGATAGTGGGTTTTGGGAATGACACAGAAAAAATGATTCAGTATCTGATTAGAGGTACAAATGAGCTAGACGTCGTCCCAATTGTAGGCATGGGGGGACAAGGGAAAACAACAATTGCTAGAAAGGTGTACAATAGTCACAACATTGTTTCTCATTTTGATGTTCGAGCATGGTGCATCGTTTCGCAAACATATAATCGGAGAGAGCtattacaaaatatttttaatcaaGTTACCGGTTCCAACGACAATGGAGATAAGGATGACATTCTTGCCGACATGTTGAGGAAAGGACTAATGGGAAAGAGATATCTCATTGTATTGGATGATATGTGGGATTGTATGGCATGGGATGACTTAAGGCTTTCTTTTCCAGATGTTGGAAATAGAAGCAGAATAGTAGTAACAACTCGACTTGAGGAAGTGGGTAAGCAAGTCAAGTACCATACTGATCCTTATTCTCTTCCATTCCTCACAACAGAAGAGAGTTGCCAATTGTTGCAGAAAAAAGTGTTTCAAAAGGAAGATTGCCCGCCGGAACTACAAGATGTGAGTCACAAAGTTGCAGAAAAATGCAAAGGATTGCCTCTAGTGGTTGTCTTGGTAGCTGGAATaatcaaaaaaaggaaaatggaaGAATCTTGGTGGAATGAGGTGAAAGATACTTTATTTGACTATCTTGATCGTGAGTCGGAAGAATATAGTCTGGCGACTATGCAGTTGAGTTTTGATAACTTACCCGATTGTTTAAAGCCTTGTCTTCTTTATATGGGGATGTTTTCAGAGGACGCAAGAATTCCAGTGTCTAAATTGACAAGTCTATGGACTGCTGAAGGATTCGTGCAAAACATTGAATCTGCTGAAGATTACTTGATGGATCTCATCAGCAGTAACATGGTAATGGTTTCAAGAAGACGTTATAATGGTGAAGTCAAAGACTGTCAGGTTCATGATGTAGTGCTTCACTTTTGCTTGGAGAAGAGTAGAGAAGAAAAGTTTATGGTAGTAGTGAAGGGGCATGCTAGCCAGGTTCAACCTTTGGATTGGAAGGGAAGTCGAGTGAGTTTCAGTTTCAGTAAAGAGCTTTCCAAGTTTGCATCTCTGGGCGCCAAAACACCAAAACCTTTCCACCAACCCTTAAGGTCACTGATAACGACCAATCAAGGAGATATTTTTGATAGGTTTGTCCTCTGTCAGACAAGTGAATTGCGACTTCTTAAGGTCTTGGATTTGAGTTCTCATTCGGTGAAGACTTTGTCGTCAGCTACATTCAAACCACTAATTCTCCTGAAGTACCTCGCAGTTTTTGTAAAGAAATTGTATTTTCATCCAGAATCACATCTGCCCCATCTAGAAACTTTAATTGTGGAGAATGAGGTTAAGGTACTATTACCAGCGTCTTTTTGGGAAATGGAAAAATTAAGGcatgttgagatttatgatgcTGCTTTTGAGGATAAGCATGGGATGTTTGAAGGATCCTCTAAATTGGAAAATTTGAGGATATTAAGGAAGGTTAGATTTCCGATTGATAGGGTGGATGTGTTATTAAGGAGGTGTCCTAATCTTCAAAATCTTCAAATCAGTTTTCAGAACAATAAAGATTCTGCAGAGGCTTTTTGTCTCACATTGGAGAATCTTACCCAGCTTCAAACACTTCGCCTTTCACATCGGAGAATCTCAGTGTTACAGTTgccttcaaatttaaagaagttgGTACTATTAGGGCCTCATATAGAAAGTGCTATTCCCTTCATTGCGGGACTACCAAGCCTGGATTATCTCcaattaaaatatatgtattCAGAAGAGTGGTGCCTTGGAGATATTACTTTCCATAAACTTAAGTTGTTGAAACTGGTGCAGTTAGAAATCTCAAGGTGGGATGCCTCGGAGGAATCCTTTCCCCTGCTCGAAACACTTGTTATAAGCAGGTGTAACAAGCTCAAGGGGATCCCCCTTAGCTTTGCAGATATTCTAACACTGAAACAGATTAAGTTGATGTACTACCGCAACAACAAATCTCTGGAGGCTTCAGCTGTGAGAATTAAGGAAGAAGCCGAAGCGACTGAAGGAAATGACCGTATTGATATCACTATCGAA GATTTCCGAGGACGGATAAGGCGGCTGTGA
- the LOC129883375 gene encoding putative late blight resistance protein homolog R1A-3 isoform X2, which produces MAENEIEETLDQLRRIKSGGNMDSFDIYRITELEMVLRVFRTCIKYHHVLLPDSLVKLTKNVERTVQMLHRVFDGIPDECKTNLNLERLESHLLEFFEGKTSLSYNYELNVFDLSKYMDCLGKNLNDVLMMCLEGDRCKGHGFIKQLKIVQKKMRFLRYLYATEINGYVDHEKLECLETRIKFMADNVGQLCLAYFVEHEYKNKLPYLLCLIKLVELEMKKIFLTELKASKFTQSRTFKDKKLPKGFSHHLHSLLVYLRNKKLENFPNNVSAQNIDVAIEFWLFFLDADVSNHVINGNWLNELMEKVGAIVGDVLYVIQKLLPSSINKDATSKISLCSIQILEKTKDLKAQVETYYKSLKFIPSQFPTFGGLSFLDSLLRKLNEMSKSKSGLDFLMKPLLGNFKKELSSLTSILEKELSSLSSIFRDVTKVHHEHKILKDLQKRTINLAYEAEVAIDSILAQYNAFLHIFCSLPTILKEIKQINVEVTEMWSVDVALKPHYVVAPAKHLPTQHSNPVTDEEIVGFGNDTEKMIQYLIRGTNELDVVPIVGMGGQGKTTIARKVYNSHNIVSHFDVRAWCIVSQTYNRRELLQNIFNQVTGSNDNGDKDDILADMLRKGLMGKRYLIVLDDMWDCMAWDDLRLSFPDVGNRSRIVVTTRLEEVGKQVKYHTDPYSLPFLTTEESCQLLQKKVFQKEDCPPELQDVSHKVAEKCKGLPLVVVLVAGIIKKRKMEESWWNEVKDTLFDYLDRESEEYSLATMQLSFDNLPDCLKPCLLYMGMFSEDARIPVSKLTSLWTAEGFVQNIESAEDYLMDLISSNMVMVSRRRYNGEVKDCQVHDVVLHFCLEKSREEKFMVVVKGHASQVQPLDWKGSRVSFSFSKELSKFASLGAKTPKPFHQPLRSLITTNQGDIFDRFVLCQTSELRLLKVLDLSSHSVKTLSSATFKPLILLKYLAVFVKKLYFHPESHLPHLETLIVENEVKVLLPASFWEMEKLRHVEIYDAAFEDKHGMFEGSSKLENLRILRKVRFPIDRVDVLLRRCPNLQNLQISFQNNKDSAEAFCLTLENLTQLQTLRLSHRRISVLQLPSNLKKLVLLGPHIESAIPFIAGLPSLDYLQLKYMYSEEWCLGDITFHKLKLLKLVQLEISRWDASEESFPLLETLVISRCNKLKGIPLSFADILTLKQIKLMYYRNNKSLEASAVRIKEEAEATEGNDRIDITIEVSRNVQTRMFCF; this is translated from the coding sequence ATGGCTGAAAATgaaattgaggaaacattagATCAGCTAAGAAGGATAAAGAGTGGAGGTAATATGGATAGCTTCGACATTTATCGAATTACGGAACTTGAAATGGTGCTAAGAGTTTTTAGAACCTGTATAAAGTATCATCATGTTCTTTTGCCTGATTCCTTAGTCAAACTCACAAAGAATGTCGAAAGGACTGTGCAAATGCTTCACCGGGTATTTGATGGGATTCCAGATGAATGTAAAACTAACCTTAACCTGGAAAGGCTAGAATCACATTTGTTGGAATTCTTTGAAGGTAAAACTAGTTTAAGTTACAATTATGAGTTGAATGTTTTTGATCTGTCAAAATATATGGATTGCCTCGGAAAGAATCTAAATGATGTACTGATGATGTGCCTGGAAGGGGATAGGTGTAAAGGACACGGATTTATAAAGCAACTGAAAATTGTTcaaaagaaaatgagatttttgagATACTTATATGCCACAGAGATAAATGGTTATGTCGACCATGAGAAGCTGGAATGTTTGGAGACTCGAATTAAGTTCATGGCTGACAATGTGGGACAGCTTTGTCTTGCTTATTTTGTAGAGCATGAATATAAGAATAAACTTCCATATCTATTATGCTTGATTAAACTAGTGGAGCTGGAAATGAAGAAGATTTTTCTCACTGAACTAAAGGCTTCAAAATTTACTCAATCAAGAACTTTCAAGGACAAGAAGTTACCAAAAGGATTTTCACATCATCTCCACAGTCTGCTGGTGTATCTCAGAAACAAAAAGCTCGAGAACTTTCCTAATAATGTCTCTGCTCAAAATATTGATGTGGCAATAGAGTTCTGGTTGTTTTTCCTTGATGCTGATGTGTCAAATCATGTTATTAATGGTAACTGGTTGAATGAACTTATGGAAAAGGTTGGAGCTATAGTGGGTGATGTTCTATATGTAATTCAAAAGCTTCTTCCTAGCTCTATAAACAAAGATGCTACTAGCAAAATAAGTCTCTGCTCGATACAGATATTGGAGAAAACTAAAGATCTGAAGGCACAagttgagacttactacaaatCCTTAAAATTTATTCCATCTCAGTTCCCCACCTTTGGTGGATTGAGCTTTCTGGATTCTCTTTTAAGGAAACTGAATGAGATGTCGAAATCTAAATCTGGTTTAGATTTCCTGATGAAACCTCTTTTAGGGAATTTCAAGAAAGAGCTATCATCTCTTACATCCATTTTAGAGAAGGAGCTGTCATCTTTATCATCCATTTTCAGAGATGTCACAAAGGTGCACCATGAacataaaattcttaaagatCTTCAGAAACGTACCATCAATTTGGCATATGAAGCTGAGGTTGCCATTGACTCTATTCTTGCTCAGTATAATGcttttttgcatattttttgctCACTTCCTACAATCTTAAAAGAAATCAAGCAAATTAATGTGGAGGTGACTGAGATGTGGTCGGTGGATGTTGCTCTTAAGCCTCACTATGTGGTAGCGCCAGCTAAACATCTGCCAACTCAACATAGCAATCCAGTGACTGATGAGGAGATAGTGGGTTTTGGGAATGACACAGAAAAAATGATTCAGTATCTGATTAGAGGTACAAATGAGCTAGACGTCGTCCCAATTGTAGGCATGGGGGGACAAGGGAAAACAACAATTGCTAGAAAGGTGTACAATAGTCACAACATTGTTTCTCATTTTGATGTTCGAGCATGGTGCATCGTTTCGCAAACATATAATCGGAGAGAGCtattacaaaatatttttaatcaaGTTACCGGTTCCAACGACAATGGAGATAAGGATGACATTCTTGCCGACATGTTGAGGAAAGGACTAATGGGAAAGAGATATCTCATTGTATTGGATGATATGTGGGATTGTATGGCATGGGATGACTTAAGGCTTTCTTTTCCAGATGTTGGAAATAGAAGCAGAATAGTAGTAACAACTCGACTTGAGGAAGTGGGTAAGCAAGTCAAGTACCATACTGATCCTTATTCTCTTCCATTCCTCACAACAGAAGAGAGTTGCCAATTGTTGCAGAAAAAAGTGTTTCAAAAGGAAGATTGCCCGCCGGAACTACAAGATGTGAGTCACAAAGTTGCAGAAAAATGCAAAGGATTGCCTCTAGTGGTTGTCTTGGTAGCTGGAATaatcaaaaaaaggaaaatggaaGAATCTTGGTGGAATGAGGTGAAAGATACTTTATTTGACTATCTTGATCGTGAGTCGGAAGAATATAGTCTGGCGACTATGCAGTTGAGTTTTGATAACTTACCCGATTGTTTAAAGCCTTGTCTTCTTTATATGGGGATGTTTTCAGAGGACGCAAGAATTCCAGTGTCTAAATTGACAAGTCTATGGACTGCTGAAGGATTCGTGCAAAACATTGAATCTGCTGAAGATTACTTGATGGATCTCATCAGCAGTAACATGGTAATGGTTTCAAGAAGACGTTATAATGGTGAAGTCAAAGACTGTCAGGTTCATGATGTAGTGCTTCACTTTTGCTTGGAGAAGAGTAGAGAAGAAAAGTTTATGGTAGTAGTGAAGGGGCATGCTAGCCAGGTTCAACCTTTGGATTGGAAGGGAAGTCGAGTGAGTTTCAGTTTCAGTAAAGAGCTTTCCAAGTTTGCATCTCTGGGCGCCAAAACACCAAAACCTTTCCACCAACCCTTAAGGTCACTGATAACGACCAATCAAGGAGATATTTTTGATAGGTTTGTCCTCTGTCAGACAAGTGAATTGCGACTTCTTAAGGTCTTGGATTTGAGTTCTCATTCGGTGAAGACTTTGTCGTCAGCTACATTCAAACCACTAATTCTCCTGAAGTACCTCGCAGTTTTTGTAAAGAAATTGTATTTTCATCCAGAATCACATCTGCCCCATCTAGAAACTTTAATTGTGGAGAATGAGGTTAAGGTACTATTACCAGCGTCTTTTTGGGAAATGGAAAAATTAAGGcatgttgagatttatgatgcTGCTTTTGAGGATAAGCATGGGATGTTTGAAGGATCCTCTAAATTGGAAAATTTGAGGATATTAAGGAAGGTTAGATTTCCGATTGATAGGGTGGATGTGTTATTAAGGAGGTGTCCTAATCTTCAAAATCTTCAAATCAGTTTTCAGAACAATAAAGATTCTGCAGAGGCTTTTTGTCTCACATTGGAGAATCTTACCCAGCTTCAAACACTTCGCCTTTCACATCGGAGAATCTCAGTGTTACAGTTgccttcaaatttaaagaagttgGTACTATTAGGGCCTCATATAGAAAGTGCTATTCCCTTCATTGCGGGACTACCAAGCCTGGATTATCTCcaattaaaatatatgtattCAGAAGAGTGGTGCCTTGGAGATATTACTTTCCATAAACTTAAGTTGTTGAAACTGGTGCAGTTAGAAATCTCAAGGTGGGATGCCTCGGAGGAATCCTTTCCCCTGCTCGAAACACTTGTTATAAGCAGGTGTAACAAGCTCAAGGGGATCCCCCTTAGCTTTGCAGATATTCTAACACTGAAACAGATTAAGTTGATGTACTACCGCAACAACAAATCTCTGGAGGCTTCAGCTGTGAGAATTAAGGAAGAAGCCGAAGCGACTGAAGGAAATGACCGTATTGATATCACTATCGAAGTAAGTAGAAATGTACAAACTCGTATGTTCTGTTTTTGA
- the LOC129883376 gene encoding pirin-like protein isoform X1: MSMASIFNRPRLVVKKVLARAQNEGDGAVVRRSIGRPELQNLDPFLMLDEFNVSPPVGFPDHPHRGFETVTYMLQGAFTHQDFSGHKGTIKTGDVQWLTAGRGIVHSKMPAGPSTHKGLQLWINLSSKDKMIKQRYQELQYENIPKAEKDGVLVTILAGESMGIKSQVFTRTPTMYLDFTLKSGSEHHQPIPDPWNAFIYIVEGEGAFGSSDSTTIPAHHCLVLGPGEGPSVWNKSSKPLRFVLIGGQPINEPVVQYGPFVMNTKTEIMQAYQDYQLGKNGFERSRQWCSK, encoded by the exons atgtctATGGCCTCTATTTTTAATAGACCAAGATTGGTTGTTAAGAAAGTTTTGGCTAGAGCTCAAAATGAAGGTGATGGTGCTGTTGTTAGGAGAAGCATTGGAAG GCCTGAATTGCAGAATCTTGATCCATTTCTCATGTTAGATGAATTTAATG TTTCACCACCTGTTGGATTTCCTGACCATCCACACAGAGGGTTTGAGACTGTCACTTACATGTTGCAG GGAGCTTTTACTCATCAAGATTTTTCTGGTCACAAGGGTACAATCAAGACTGGTGATGTGCAG TGGCTGACAGCAGGAAGAGGTATAGTTCACTCAAAAATGCCTGCAGGACCAAGTACTCATAAGGGCTTGCAACTTTGGATAAATTTGTCTTCCAAGGACAAGAT GATTAAGCAAAGGTATCAAGAATTGCAATACGAAAACATACCAAAGGCTGAAAAAGATGGTGTTTTGGTCACTATTTTAGCAGGGGAATCCATGGGCATAAAATCCCAAGTTTTCACGCGAACGCCTACAATGTACCTTGATTTCACCCTAAAATCAGGTTCTGAGCATCACCAACCGATCCCCGATCCCTGGAATGCCTTCATCTACATAGTTGAAGGAGAAGGAGCTTTTGGTTCGTCAGATTCAACGACCATACCAGCTCACCATTGCTTGGTTTTAGGCCCTGGTGAAGGCCCAAGTGTGTGGAACAAATCTTCAAAGCCATTGAGATTTGTTCTGATAGGAGGTCAACCGATTAACGAGCCTGTGGTGCAGTATGGTCCATTTGTTATGAACACTAAGACTGAGATTATGCAGGCTTATCAAGATTATCAACTTGGAAAGAATGGATTTGAAAGGTCAAGGCAATGGTGTTCTAAATGA
- the LOC129883376 gene encoding pirin-like protein isoform X2 — protein sequence MLDEFNVSPPVGFPDHPHRGFETVTYMLQGAFTHQDFSGHKGTIKTGDVQWLTAGRGIVHSKMPAGPSTHKGLQLWINLSSKDKMIKQRYQELQYENIPKAEKDGVLVTILAGESMGIKSQVFTRTPTMYLDFTLKSGSEHHQPIPDPWNAFIYIVEGEGAFGSSDSTTIPAHHCLVLGPGEGPSVWNKSSKPLRFVLIGGQPINEPVVQYGPFVMNTKTEIMQAYQDYQLGKNGFERSRQWCSK from the exons ATGTTAGATGAATTTAATG TTTCACCACCTGTTGGATTTCCTGACCATCCACACAGAGGGTTTGAGACTGTCACTTACATGTTGCAG GGAGCTTTTACTCATCAAGATTTTTCTGGTCACAAGGGTACAATCAAGACTGGTGATGTGCAG TGGCTGACAGCAGGAAGAGGTATAGTTCACTCAAAAATGCCTGCAGGACCAAGTACTCATAAGGGCTTGCAACTTTGGATAAATTTGTCTTCCAAGGACAAGAT GATTAAGCAAAGGTATCAAGAATTGCAATACGAAAACATACCAAAGGCTGAAAAAGATGGTGTTTTGGTCACTATTTTAGCAGGGGAATCCATGGGCATAAAATCCCAAGTTTTCACGCGAACGCCTACAATGTACCTTGATTTCACCCTAAAATCAGGTTCTGAGCATCACCAACCGATCCCCGATCCCTGGAATGCCTTCATCTACATAGTTGAAGGAGAAGGAGCTTTTGGTTCGTCAGATTCAACGACCATACCAGCTCACCATTGCTTGGTTTTAGGCCCTGGTGAAGGCCCAAGTGTGTGGAACAAATCTTCAAAGCCATTGAGATTTGTTCTGATAGGAGGTCAACCGATTAACGAGCCTGTGGTGCAGTATGGTCCATTTGTTATGAACACTAAGACTGAGATTATGCAGGCTTATCAAGATTATCAACTTGGAAAGAATGGATTTGAAAGGTCAAGGCAATGGTGTTCTAAATGA